Proteins co-encoded in one Chloroflexota bacterium genomic window:
- a CDS encoding helix-turn-helix transcriptional regulator produces MQDICPADWCRLSLPNLRGSRYPSSIASTRMDVPEGVGPEMDASRSDPAWQVATQSSPHNGAASQTPRARLIVPRGSQTNGTASHGTLTDDDGVVSCVAHAPERPHPLDALRARLPNQLTRREREIAALIGEGMTSRQIAERLIISLRTVDAHAEHIRSKFGLHSRAQIAAWAVDQGIVERPPR; encoded by the coding sequence ATGCAGGACATCTGTCCCGCTGACTGGTGCCGCTTGTCCCTCCCCAATCTGAGAGGCTCACGTTACCCTTCCAGTATCGCGAGCACTCGGATGGATGTGCCTGAAGGGGTCGGACCAGAGATGGATGCCAGCCGCTCGGATCCGGCGTGGCAAGTGGCTACGCAAAGCTCTCCACACAATGGCGCGGCGAGCCAGACGCCTCGGGCGCGGCTGATCGTGCCGCGAGGCAGCCAGACGAACGGTACCGCGTCGCACGGCACGCTGACCGATGATGACGGCGTGGTGTCGTGTGTCGCGCACGCCCCTGAACGGCCACATCCGCTGGATGCGCTCCGGGCACGGCTGCCCAACCAGCTTACACGGCGCGAGCGTGAGATCGCCGCGCTCATCGGCGAAGGGATGACCAGCCGGCAGATCGCCGAGCGGCTCATCATCTCGCTACGAACAGTCGACGCGCACGCCGAGCATATTCGGAGCAAGTTCGGGCTGCACTCGCGGGCGCAGATCGCCGCGTGGGCCGTCGATCAGGGCATCGTGGAGCGGCCCCCCAGGTAG
- a CDS encoding LLM class flavin-dependent oxidoreductase yields MTRQMALVGFMQAQNCTTLPAAWRHPEARPDFTSPDYYQHIARVLEAGKLDLAFFDDRLAMPDLYLGDHAHTVAHGIRCVKMDPVVTLMTMAMATERLGLGATYSTTYYQPFHIARVFATLDLMSKGRAAWNVVTSVNDNEARNMGLDGVTDHDTRYDRADELMEIVHGHWDTWEDDAIVVDKRTGQFAEPSKVHRLDHVGPYFKSRGPFTVPRSAQGHPVVIQAGQSARGSRFAAQWAELVFVSYRSLETGQVSYADLKNAAARRGRDPDSMKITTLIYPIIGETLAEAEDKRALYDTLPNDVDALSLLSEALNFDFARKGLDEPFTDEEIAGIAGMQGMRDRVLQVTGNPNPTPRDFMQATGRGKLEHPWVGGPRELADQLEAWFEGRACDGFVIGPTHLPGTFEDFVRLVIPELQRRGLFRTEYTGVTLRDHLGLARPDIGSWRHAAE; encoded by the coding sequence ATGACGAGACAGATGGCCCTGGTGGGCTTCATGCAGGCGCAGAACTGCACCACACTGCCGGCCGCGTGGCGGCATCCGGAGGCGCGCCCGGACTTCACCTCCCCGGACTACTATCAGCACATCGCGCGCGTCCTGGAGGCGGGCAAGCTCGATCTCGCGTTCTTCGACGACCGTTTGGCGATGCCTGACCTCTATCTTGGCGACCACGCCCACACCGTGGCCCACGGCATCCGCTGTGTCAAAATGGACCCCGTCGTCACGTTGATGACAATGGCCATGGCGACCGAGCGGCTCGGGCTTGGCGCCACCTACTCGACCACCTACTACCAGCCGTTCCACATTGCTCGCGTGTTCGCCACCCTCGATCTGATGTCGAAAGGGCGGGCAGCCTGGAACGTCGTCACCTCGGTCAACGACAACGAGGCCCGCAACATGGGGCTTGACGGGGTGACCGACCACGACACGCGCTACGACCGCGCCGACGAGTTGATGGAGATCGTGCACGGCCATTGGGACACCTGGGAAGACGACGCCATCGTCGTAGACAAGCGCACAGGCCAGTTCGCGGAGCCGTCAAAGGTGCATCGGCTCGATCATGTCGGCCCGTACTTCAAGTCACGTGGGCCGTTCACCGTGCCGCGCTCGGCACAGGGCCATCCAGTCGTCATCCAGGCCGGCCAGAGCGCACGGGGGAGCCGATTCGCTGCGCAGTGGGCGGAGCTGGTCTTTGTGAGCTATCGGAGCCTGGAAACAGGGCAGGTATCGTACGCGGACCTCAAGAACGCTGCTGCCAGACGCGGCCGCGATCCAGACAGCATGAAGATCACGACCCTGATCTACCCGATCATCGGCGAGACCCTCGCAGAGGCCGAGGACAAGCGGGCGCTCTACGACACCTTGCCGAACGACGTCGATGCGCTGTCCCTGCTCTCCGAGGCGCTCAACTTCGACTTCGCCCGGAAAGGTCTGGACGAGCCGTTCACCGACGAGGAGATCGCGGGCATCGCCGGGATGCAGGGCATGCGCGACCGCGTCTTGCAGGTGACCGGCAACCCGAACCCGACCCCGCGCGACTTCATGCAGGCGACGGGCCGTGGCAAGCTGGAGCACCCCTGGGTGGGCGGCCCCAGGGAGCTTGCGGACCAGTTGGAGGCGTGGTTCGAGGGACGGGCCTGCGACGGCTTCGTGATCGGCCCGACCCACCTGCCGGGCACGTTCGAGGACTTCGTTCGCCTGGTGATCCCCGAGCTCCAACGGCGCGGTCTGTTCCGCACCGAGTACACGGGCGTCACCCTGCGCGACCATCTGGGGTTGGCCCGCCCCGACATCGGCTCCTGGCGGCACGCGGCAGAGTGA
- a CDS encoding nucleoside hydrolase has product MSAAAAANDRPTRVIIDTDPGLDDTAAILFTLACPELVTVELFTTVFGNTAIEHVTRNLLSILTVAGRTDIPVYQGADRPLLREPRYAPHIHSEDGLGGLSGQFPPSGQVQQGIAAEKIVQHIMASPGDMTLIALGPLTNVALALRLEPRLATSVKQIVLMGGAVRVPGNVSAVASANMLNDPDAAALVYNSGAPLVQAGLDVARPTIISPAHLARIAAANTPAARMLSAVAKANIASYMRSFGDEGGARFNDLPTVGYVVAPELYHVERYPVVIETTGTYTTGMTVVDWRGQLGLPANTDVLLGIDSAGLVELFTERLSSGYRP; this is encoded by the coding sequence GTGTCCGCTGCCGCCGCCGCCAATGACCGCCCGACGCGCGTCATCATCGACACCGATCCTGGCCTGGACGATACCGCCGCGATCCTCTTCACGCTGGCCTGCCCCGAGCTGGTGACGGTGGAGCTGTTCACCACCGTCTTCGGGAACACGGCCATCGAGCATGTGACGCGCAACCTGCTCTCGATCCTGACCGTGGCCGGACGGACGGATATCCCCGTCTACCAGGGCGCGGACCGCCCGCTGCTCCGCGAGCCGCGCTACGCCCCGCACATTCACAGTGAGGACGGGCTGGGCGGGCTGTCAGGACAGTTCCCACCATCGGGGCAGGTGCAACAGGGCATCGCCGCCGAGAAGATCGTCCAGCACATCATGGCCTCGCCCGGCGACATGACGCTGATCGCGCTCGGGCCGCTCACGAACGTGGCGCTGGCGCTGCGCCTGGAGCCGAGGCTCGCGACGAGCGTCAAGCAGATCGTGCTGATGGGCGGCGCGGTGCGCGTGCCGGGCAACGTCTCGGCGGTGGCGAGCGCCAACATGCTGAACGATCCGGACGCCGCCGCCCTGGTCTACAACTCCGGCGCACCGCTGGTGCAGGCCGGGCTGGACGTGGCCCGCCCGACGATCATCAGCCCGGCCCACCTCGCGCGCATCGCCGCCGCCAACACGCCGGCCGCACGGATGCTCAGCGCCGTTGCGAAGGCGAACATCGCCTCCTACATGCGAAGCTTCGGGGACGAGGGCGGCGCGCGCTTCAACGACCTGCCGACGGTCGGCTACGTCGTGGCCCCGGAGCTGTACCACGTCGAGCGCTACCCAGTGGTCATCGAGACGACCGGCACCTACACCACCGGCATGACGGTGGTAGATTGGCGCGGGCAGCTCGGGCTGCCGGCCAACACGGACGTGCTGTTGGGGATCGACTCGGCCGGGCTGGTGGAGCTGTTTACCGAGCGCCTGTCGTCAGGGTACAGGCCATAG
- a CDS encoding glycosyltransferase family 39 protein encodes MAHRTRWALEILLPVCLFVASLSVFWGAKAKIDSDEGNWIGTTRYFVAFFVDRDFSQTTWADGYWTRTQPMVFRYVIGSWLWWRGHDLEPLNPHYDFTRGIQANRRLGLAPPDAVLDDARMVTRTMSALAVTMLYLVVRLLGGPVGGVLGGLVAATMATGSPYLQEHLIRAKAESTLVVFLFSAMFCAILSLRRSAPHWPNVWWGILTGLFVGLAFGVKLTTVLVMVAIALWGAAACLDDRFGPWTRRLPSWVGRRIGGVGPQNPEPGTQNRQGLPWIWPTAVLVTTMAVFLASNPFTWANPVQRTWLLFENRRIEMAQQQIDVPSRAVYAVSDRAWLVWDRSVWNDAFGPSRFGKPFEAVLTVIGTVWLAVLAFRSARNGVGPQSVELLVFLWLAILWLGVSLGLGFLLQHYFVPTAVVAIFLSGLAVGWSVQLAWGMGRHLLAGAARSRLPTPTLGKHASA; translated from the coding sequence ATGGCGCATCGAACACGCTGGGCGCTGGAGATCCTGCTGCCGGTCTGCCTGTTCGTGGCCTCGCTCAGCGTCTTCTGGGGCGCGAAGGCGAAGATCGATTCCGACGAAGGCAACTGGATCGGGACGACCCGCTACTTCGTGGCGTTCTTCGTGGACCGGGACTTCTCCCAGACCACCTGGGCAGACGGCTACTGGACCCGCACCCAGCCGATGGTCTTCCGCTACGTCATCGGCAGCTGGCTCTGGTGGCGCGGGCACGATCTGGAGCCGCTCAACCCCCACTACGACTTCACGCGGGGCATCCAGGCGAACCGCCGCCTGGGCCTCGCGCCGCCCGACGCCGTGCTGGACGACGCCCGGATGGTCACGCGGACGATGTCCGCCCTGGCCGTGACGATGCTCTACCTGGTGGTGCGGCTGCTGGGCGGCCCGGTCGGCGGCGTTCTCGGCGGGCTGGTGGCCGCGACCATGGCGACGGGCAGCCCGTACCTGCAAGAGCACCTGATCCGCGCCAAGGCCGAGTCAACCCTGGTAGTTTTCCTGTTCTCAGCCATGTTCTGCGCCATCCTCAGCCTGCGCCGCTCTGCGCCGCACTGGCCGAACGTCTGGTGGGGCATCCTGACCGGGCTGTTCGTGGGGCTGGCGTTCGGCGTGAAGCTGACGACGGTCCTGGTGATGGTGGCCATCGCGCTGTGGGGCGCGGCGGCCTGCCTGGACGACCGCTTCGGGCCGTGGACCCGCCGTCTGCCGTCCTGGGTTGGCCGGCGGATCGGCGGCGTTGGCCCCCAGAACCCAGAGCCTGGAACCCAGAACCGGCAGGGCCTGCCCTGGATCTGGCCGACCGCCGTCCTGGTCACGACGATGGCGGTGTTCCTGGCGAGCAACCCGTTCACCTGGGCCAACCCGGTGCAGCGGACGTGGCTGCTGTTCGAGAACCGGCGGATCGAGATGGCGCAGCAGCAGATCGACGTGCCCTCGCGGGCCGTCTACGCCGTCTCGGACCGGGCGTGGCTGGTGTGGGACCGCAGCGTCTGGAACGACGCCTTCGGTCCTTCGCGCTTCGGGAAGCCGTTCGAGGCGGTGTTGACGGTCATCGGGACGGTCTGGCTGGCCGTGCTGGCGTTCCGCTCCGCCCGGAACGGCGTCGGGCCGCAGAGCGTGGAGCTGCTGGTGTTTCTGTGGCTGGCGATCCTCTGGCTGGGCGTGTCGCTCGGCCTCGGGTTCCTGCTCCAGCACTATTTCGTGCCCACGGCGGTGGTCGCGATCTTCCTGTCGGGGCTGGCCGTCGGCTGGTCGGTGCAACTGGCCTGGGGCATGGGGCGGCATCTGCTGGCTGGCGCAGCGCGCTCGCGGCTGCCGACGCCGACCCTCGGCAAGCACGCCAGCGCGTAG
- a CDS encoding aspartate/glutamate racemase family protein, whose amino-acid sequence MAILRGGRTVYGQALGILMLDTRFPRPPGDVGNALTWPFPTQYRIVKGAHQSRIMGSEPDPTLLTPFLEAARDLEAHGVGTITTSCGFLAAFHQELAAAVSVPVLTSSLLQVPLVSRLLRPDQKVGVLTERPHLTERHFKGVGWSPETTPVVVASLPPDAVFPTVFIDNGLESDTAILEREMVTLAERVAREHPEVGAFVLECTNFVPYSQAMRRATGLPVYDLYTLVMQTYLATAGRDF is encoded by the coding sequence ATGGCGATCCTGCGCGGCGGGCGCACCGTCTACGGCCAGGCGCTCGGCATCCTCATGCTCGACACGCGCTTTCCGCGCCCGCCGGGGGATGTCGGCAACGCGCTCACCTGGCCCTTCCCGACCCAGTATCGCATCGTGAAAGGGGCGCACCAGAGCCGCATCATGGGCTCGGAGCCTGACCCGACACTGCTGACGCCGTTCCTGGAGGCCGCCCGCGACCTGGAGGCGCACGGCGTCGGCACGATCACCACGAGCTGTGGCTTCCTGGCGGCGTTCCACCAGGAGCTGGCGGCGGCCGTCTCGGTGCCGGTCCTCACGTCGTCGCTGCTCCAGGTGCCGCTCGTCTCGCGCCTGCTGCGGCCGGATCAGAAAGTCGGCGTGCTCACCGAGCGCCCCCACCTGACCGAGCGCCACTTCAAGGGCGTCGGCTGGTCCCCGGAGACCACCCCGGTCGTGGTTGCATCGCTGCCGCCAGACGCCGTCTTCCCGACGGTCTTCATCGACAACGGGCTGGAGTCGGACACGGCCATCCTGGAACGGGAGATGGTCACGCTGGCCGAGCGCGTGGCGCGGGAGCACCCGGAGGTCGGCGCGTTCGTGCTGGAGTGCACGAACTTCGTGCCGTACAGCCAGGCGATGCGCCGCGCGACGGGCCTGCCGGTCTACGACCTGTACACGCTGGTCATGCAGACCTACCTGGCGACGGCCGGCCGGGACTTCTGA
- a CDS encoding dihydrodipicolinate synthase family protein, whose product MSQRRFHGVVPPTITALDTDENLDRAAMSRLVEYQISGGVNGIFVLGTNGEGPCLRDAVRQGACEVAVETANGRVPVIAGVLQPSTARIIDDVKLLERTGIAAVVVTTPYYFGGYNDDELVNHYRRVADATDLPVLVYNIPQNTKVPVSAGALFKIAEDPRIAGVKDSSGNWAEVQRMILERPREDFTILQGNQQMGAISLVLGADGLVPGFANVHPRLLSDLYAAAQRGDTAEAFAIQKRVDAFLRIRGRASLHCTKLLAAHLGLIEPTVTAPLPRMNPDEAKRYIDACLAAGFPTRATV is encoded by the coding sequence ATGTCGCAGCGACGTTTTCACGGGGTCGTGCCGCCGACGATCACCGCCCTCGACACCGATGAGAACCTTGACCGTGCGGCGATGTCCCGCCTCGTCGAGTATCAGATCAGCGGCGGGGTGAACGGTATCTTCGTGCTGGGCACCAACGGCGAGGGGCCGTGCCTGCGCGACGCCGTCCGTCAGGGCGCCTGCGAGGTCGCCGTGGAGACCGCCAACGGGCGCGTTCCGGTCATCGCAGGGGTGCTACAGCCGAGCACGGCCCGCATCATCGACGACGTCAAGCTGCTGGAGAGGACGGGCATCGCGGCAGTGGTCGTGACCACCCCGTACTACTTCGGCGGCTACAACGACGACGAGCTGGTCAACCACTACCGTCGCGTGGCCGATGCCACAGATCTGCCCGTCCTGGTCTACAACATCCCGCAGAACACGAAGGTTCCGGTCTCGGCGGGCGCCCTGTTCAAGATCGCCGAGGATCCCCGCATCGCCGGCGTCAAGGACAGCTCCGGCAACTGGGCGGAAGTCCAGCGGATGATCCTCGAGCGCCCGCGTGAGGACTTCACCATCCTCCAGGGCAACCAGCAGATGGGCGCCATCTCGCTGGTGCTCGGCGCAGACGGGCTGGTGCCGGGCTTTGCCAACGTTCACCCGCGCCTGCTCTCGGACCTGTACGCGGCGGCGCAGCGCGGCGACACGGCCGAGGCGTTCGCCATTCAGAAGAGGGTGGACGCGTTCCTCCGTATCCGGGGCCGGGCCTCGCTGCACTGCACCAAGCTGCTGGCCGCGCACCTCGGGCTGATCGAGCCGACGGTGACCGCGCCGCTGCCGCGCATGAACCCCGACGAGGCGAAACGGTACATCGACGCCTGCCTCGCGGCCGGCTTCCCCACCCGCGCCACAGTCTGA
- a CDS encoding 3-deoxy-7-phosphoheptulonate synthase, whose translation MKTRDLRIESIRPLISPAILLEELPLTEAESVVVSQTRDEVVSIMDGEDDRLLVVVGPCSIHDPEAGMDYGRRLKALADELKDDLCVVMRVYFEKPRTTVGWKGFINDPHLDGTCRSNEGLRLGRKLLLDLLEIGMPAGCEFLDPISPQFISDLMVWGAIGARTTESQVHRQLASGLSVPVGFKNGTDGRVQAAIDALRAAAHPHSFLGVTEQGLAAIVTTRGNADTHVILRGGDRGTNYDRDSVQDALAALERARLPRRIMIDTSHGNSGKDHGRQPVVARDVAGQIADGERGIVGILLESFIVDGRQDLVDRESLVYGQSITDACMGWDMTVPVIRELAAAVRSRREARVAVAR comes from the coding sequence ATGAAGACCCGCGATCTTCGCATCGAGAGCATCCGTCCGTTGATCTCGCCCGCCATTTTGCTGGAGGAGCTGCCCCTCACCGAGGCTGAGTCCGTCGTCGTATCCCAGACGCGCGACGAGGTCGTCAGCATCATGGACGGCGAGGATGACCGGCTGCTGGTCGTCGTCGGGCCGTGCTCGATCCACGATCCCGAGGCCGGCATGGACTACGGCCGGCGACTCAAGGCCCTGGCCGACGAGCTGAAAGACGATCTCTGCGTCGTGATGCGGGTCTACTTCGAGAAGCCCCGTACGACGGTCGGCTGGAAGGGCTTCATCAACGACCCGCACCTGGACGGCACCTGCCGCTCGAACGAGGGGCTGCGGCTCGGGCGGAAGCTGCTGCTCGACCTGCTGGAGATCGGGATGCCGGCCGGCTGCGAGTTCCTGGACCCGATCTCGCCGCAGTTCATCTCTGACCTGATGGTCTGGGGCGCGATCGGCGCACGGACCACCGAGAGCCAGGTGCATCGGCAACTGGCCTCGGGCCTGTCGGTGCCGGTCGGCTTCAAGAACGGCACCGACGGCCGGGTGCAGGCGGCCATCGACGCGTTGCGGGCGGCGGCGCACCCGCACAGCTTCCTGGGCGTCACCGAGCAGGGGCTGGCGGCCATCGTCACCACGCGCGGCAACGCGGACACGCACGTTATCCTGCGCGGCGGGGACCGTGGCACCAACTACGACCGGGACAGCGTGCAGGATGCCCTGGCGGCGCTCGAACGCGCCCGTCTGCCACGCCGCATCATGATCGACACCAGCCATGGCAACAGCGGCAAGGATCACGGACGCCAGCCCGTCGTGGCCCGGGACGTGGCCGGCCAGATCGCGGACGGCGAGCGCGGCATCGTCGGCATCCTGCTGGAGAGCTTCATCGTGGACGGCCGGCAGGATCTGGTGGACCGCGAGAGCCTTGTCTACGGCCAGAGCATCACGGACGCGTGCATGGGCTGGGACATGACGGTCCCGGTGATTCGAGAGCTGGCAGCCGCCGTGCGCTCGCGGCGCGAGGCGCGGGTCGCCGTCGCCCGATAG
- a CDS encoding tyrosine--tRNA ligase → MESGFDLLVERGFVYQSSNDQALRAALARPLTLYCGYDPTANSLTVGHLVPIMMLAHLQRAGHHPIALVGGGTTMVGDPTGKAEARVMMTKEQIATNQEAIKGQLAHYLDFSPASPVQARMVNNADWLMKLGYIDFLREIGRHFSVNQMLQHETYRDRLQGSGLSFIEMNYVLLQAYDFLHLYREYGCTLQVGGTDQWFNILAGAELIRRADGGEAFALVAPLITTASGAKMGKTEAGAVWLSPERTTPYAFYQFWVNTEDADVGRFLRLFTFFAADEIARLADLGGAELRTAKEILAFEVTRIVHGEAAATEAQQAARALFGGEGGSLEHVPTTALPSDRLAEGIEVVELLVLGALASSKSSARQLIKQGGVSLGDRRVETPDVRITREQIGEQGILLRAGKKRFHRFVSSV, encoded by the coding sequence ATGGAGAGCGGATTTGACCTGCTCGTGGAGCGGGGCTTCGTCTATCAGTCGTCGAACGACCAGGCGTTGCGCGCGGCGCTCGCGCGTCCCCTCACGCTCTATTGTGGCTACGATCCGACCGCCAACAGCCTGACCGTCGGCCACCTCGTCCCGATCATGATGCTGGCCCACCTTCAGCGGGCCGGCCACCACCCCATCGCGCTCGTCGGCGGCGGCACCACCATGGTCGGCGACCCGACCGGCAAGGCCGAGGCACGGGTCATGATGACCAAAGAGCAGATCGCCACCAACCAGGAAGCGATCAAGGGGCAGTTGGCACACTACCTCGACTTCTCCCCCGCATCACCCGTGCAGGCCAGGATGGTCAACAACGCCGACTGGCTCATGAAGCTCGGCTACATCGACTTCCTGCGGGAGATCGGCCGGCACTTCAGCGTCAACCAGATGCTCCAGCACGAGACCTATCGCGACCGGCTCCAGGGCTCCGGCCTGAGCTTTATCGAGATGAACTACGTGCTGCTCCAGGCGTACGACTTCCTGCACCTGTACCGCGAGTACGGCTGCACGCTTCAGGTCGGCGGCACCGACCAGTGGTTCAACATCCTGGCCGGCGCCGAGCTGATCCGCCGGGCTGACGGCGGCGAGGCGTTCGCGCTGGTGGCCCCGCTGATCACCACCGCGTCTGGGGCCAAGATGGGGAAGACGGAGGCCGGGGCGGTCTGGCTCTCGCCGGAGCGGACCACGCCGTACGCCTTCTACCAGTTCTGGGTCAACACCGAGGACGCCGACGTCGGGCGGTTCCTCCGCCTGTTCACGTTCTTCGCAGCGGACGAGATCGCGCGGCTGGCCGACCTCGGCGGGGCCGAGCTGCGCACGGCCAAGGAGATCCTGGCGTTCGAGGTCACCCGCATCGTGCACGGCGAGGCGGCGGCCACCGAGGCGCAGCAGGCCGCGCGCGCCCTCTTCGGCGGCGAGGGCGGCTCGCTGGAGCATGTCCCCACCACGGCGCTCCCCTCGGACCGCCTGGCCGAGGGCATCGAGGTGGTCGAGCTGCTGGTGCTCGGCGCGCTGGCAAGCTCCAAGAGCAGCGCACGACAGCTCATCAAGCAGGGCGGCGTCTCGTTGGGCGATCGCCGCGTTGAGACGCCGGACGTTCGCATCACGCGCGAGCAGATCGGCGAGCAGGGCATCCTGCTGCGGGCCGGGAAGAAGCGCTTCCACCGGTTTGTGTCCAGTGTGTAG